In Chitinophaga oryzae, the sequence GGCCAGCGCTTTTGCATAGGCCTCCTGGCGGTACCGAAGGGTATAGATATCCCCGCGGTTGCCCATCGGGCTGAAAGCCGCCAGCTTAAACGTCTGCGGAGCCGTTACCGGCAGCGCTGCCGGTAGTACCGCCGACTTCAGGCCCGGAATGGTGCCATCGGTCGTATAACGTATAGTCATGCCGGTTAAGGGCGCTTTTACTTCCAGCAGACCTTTGTCTACAAACACATTATCTTCTGTAAAGCCTTCCAGGTCGGGCAAACGGTAATGAACGCCCAGCTGGTCCAGACGGGCATACTGTTCGTTGAGCCGTTGCAGGTAGCTGTTATAATCCTGCTTATGTGTCCACAGCACTTCTGCGAGAGCTGTCATCCGGGGCATGAACATATAATCGGCCCGTTTTTCCGACGGGATATATTCTGTCCAGATATTGGCCTGGGCGCCCATAATAGATTGGGCTTCTTCCGCTGTCAGTCCTTTAGGCACCGGGTCGAAATGGTATACGTTGCCCAGGGAATTCCGGTCAGGCTGTGCGTCGAAGTACAGCGGGTTGCCCGGCGTCATGATCACCTTGTTGCCATGACGGGCGGCTTTCACAGGTGCGTCGGGCACCCAGGCGCGCCAGTACATGAGGATAGCGGTGGGACTGATGCCACCTTCCAGGATCTCGTCCCAGCCGATCAGCACTTTACCTTTGGCATGGAAGAACTTCTCCATTCTTTTCACGAAGTAGCTTTGCAGCTCTTCCACGTTTTTCAGGTTGTTGGCCTTCATCACTTCCGCGCAGGCCGGAGAAGCCGCCCAGCTGGTCTTTTCCACCTCATCGGCGCCGAGGTGCATGTATTTGGAGGGGAAAAGCGCAGCGATCTCCGTGTATACGTCTTCCGCGAAACGGAAGGTGCTTTCATTACAAGGACAGATCGGCGTGGAGAAATCCTTGCCCCAGCCGGATTTACCGTCACAGGTAAGGAAAGGATAGGCACGGATGGCCGCCATCATATGCCCGGGCATATCTATCTCCGGGATGATTTCCACGTGGCGGGCGGCCGCGTAGGCAATGATGTCTTTCATCTGTGCCTGTGTATAGAAGCCGCCATAGAGCGTTTTACCATCTTTATGAATGATATGCTCCTGGTCGATCTCCATATCCGGGTTCTCTTTGGCTTTCTGCATACAAACAGAATCCTGGTTGTTCAGCTCTCTCCAGGCGCCGACGGTGGTCAGCAGCGGATATTTTCTGATTTCGATGCGCCAGCCCTGGTCATCCGTCAGGTGCAGGTGCAGTTTATTCATTTTATACAGCGCCAGCAGGTCGATGAATTTTTTCAGGTAGCCGACAGAAAAGAAATGGCGGGACACGTCGAGGTGCATGCCGCGCCAGCTGTATACCGGGTTGTCTTTCAGCTGCATCGCCGGAATGGTCACCGACCGGAGGTTACCGGTAGTGCGGCCCTCTATCGTGGACGGCATCAGCTGCCGCAGGGTCGCGATAGCGCGGAAAAAACCGGTGGGTGATTTAGCGCCGATCTGTAACTGCTGTGGCGTTACCGCCAGGGTATAGTCTTCATCCCCGGACAGGGTCATGTCCTGTTTCAGCACGATAGCGTTACCGGAAGCGGCGGTGGCGGTTTTTAACGTGGTACCGGTCCCCTGTTTCACCAGCGCCTGCAGCTGTGCCACTTCACTGGCAAAAGCACGGGCATTGGCAGGCAATACCAGCCGGGTGCCGCCCGTAATGGTGAAGGCGCCCTCCATGGGGACCAACTGCTGCGGATAAGGAATAATCGGATAACGTTTTTCCTGGGCACGGGCGGTATGAAGCCCCATGCCCAACGCCAGAGACAGCGTCAGAACGAAAACTCTTCTCATAAAAAATTCTTGTTATAGCATTGATTTCCAACAAGCAAACCTAACAAGAAAAGAAAACGCTTCCTAATGGGATATTCCCTTTTTCGGGTTTTATTTTATAGGTCCGGCACTATTTTCAGCCGGTCGAAAAAGACAGTTTCTTCCAGTTCCCTTACCTCTCCCGGTTGCATGTCCCCCAGCTCCATGTCTTCGATAGACACCCGTATCAGGCGCTGGCAACGGTGTTTCAGCGCACCCACCATTTTGCGCACCTGGTGGTATTTACCTTCGGTCAGGGTGATCAGCAGCCAGGTATGGGGAGCTTTCTCCGGTGGCTCCGATGGCCGTGCCGGCATGCCTTCGGGCTTCGGTACGATAGCCACGCTGTGCGGCACAGCCACATAATGCATATCGCGGGAGATACGGATAGAAACACCCTGCTGCAACCGTTGCAGCGTTTCGGGCAGCATATGCCCTTTGGCGCGCACCAGGTAGGTTCGTTGGTGCGGCCGCTCCCCTTCAAACAACAGCCGGGTTACTTTCTGGTTGGTAGTGAGCAATAACAACCCTTCCGAATGGTTGTCCAGCCGGCCGATGGCATGTGTACCTTCAGGGAACGGGAAATCCAGGTCGCCCAGCAGTTTGACTTTTCCTTTATCAGGACTGATAAACTGGGAAACCATGTTATACGGTTTATAGATAATAAAGTAACGGTGCGCCATGTGGCTGCAAATTAGGCACAATTCAGCGGAATTTCCATAAAGGCTTTCCCGGAGGGCGTTCGGGGCGGGACAAGGCGGGCGGCTGCGTATACAGTGGTTCGTTGGATAAAAGTCCCAGCATCACAGGGGGGCCTGACCGTTGGAAAGGCGGATGGGTATAAGGCTGCGCGAGTATCACCCGCTGCAGGAAATTTTTATCATAAAGCACGGACAGCAGCGCATCATCGGTAACCGGTGATGTATCGCCGGCAAACAGTACATCTTTTACGTACACCGCATACCGGGGATCGTTTTCACGGAGACACTGATCAAACCAATCGTCTGCCGTGGCGGCGTTGGGGGCTTCCATCATCCGTTGACAATCATTGTTGACCAGTAACAGCACAGGGCTCAGGGAGGCAGGGCGATCGTTTTTTAAACCGGCCAGGTAATTCAGCATCCAGGTATAATGGGTCATCAGTTCATTGGAAACATCCTGTAGTCCCTGCATAGCAGTCGATATTAGACTTATGTCCTTACTGGTAAAAACCAAACATACAGAATATTGGTGATAAAAAAACGATCATAAAAAACCCCGGGCAAAGCCCGGGGCGACCTTCTGTCATATCTTAATTTTGAGAAAGCTGTGATAACACTGTCGGGTCTTGTATCTCGTGGTCCCGGGCCAGCAGGAGCACTTTGGAGATCAGTTCAGCAGACCGGGGGTCTTCATCCACAAACGGGAGGAAGATGCGGCCTCTGTGCTGCGAGTGTACCGGCAGGATAGAAATGTACCGGCCGGGCAGTTGATGTACTACTGCACTTCCGAGGTGTACGCTGTATTCGCCCAGTTGACCTTTGATCGTCGCGTGGCTGCCGTCTACCTTTACATTGTTGAGTTTAAAGAGCCGCAGGGTTTCTTCCAGCAGCACTTTCCGCATTTCTATGGACGAATGGCTGGCTTCGGGGTCTACCCCGCCCACATGGGCCACACTTACTACCAGGTCCAGGTCCCGCATCACCTCACTGAAAATCAGCGGAGAGATATCTTTAAACGCTACCGGCTGGTAGGTTTTGAGATCATGGAATTTGATGGTTTCCAGCGTAGGGCTTTCCACTTCCGCGGGTGAGAACCAATCGGCCATGGCATATATTTTCGCCACGAAACCTTCCTTGTGGAAGACTTTCTGCAGCCCTTCCTCGTAGTCCACTTTCCAACCTCTTGTTTTCAGCAGGGCGGCCGTTTGGGTGGGCTGCACCTGGTGACCGGCATAGCGGCGGGACACGGACACTTCTTTCAGCTCATCTTCCAGCGGCACATACAGCTCGCGGAATATCTGTTTAAAAGGCTGCTGCACGGATTTCTCGAAGCAGTAACGCTGGTAGTCGCTCCACACGCCCGCCTGATACAGGTCGCTGCTATGGGCGATGCGGATACTGTCTTTATCGGTCAGTTTCGTTTGATGGCCTTTGGCATCCACGAGGCTGCCGCTGTGATAGAAACCGGATGCCTTGTCTGTTATGAACACCAGTTTCTCCAGATGCCTGGAGATCACCGGGTGATCGAACAGGGTCGTTAATTCTTCCAGGGAAAATACGTCTCCGCGTACCATGGCATCTTCCAGCCCTTTGCGGGAGCGGCGGAACTGTTCCCGTAATGTTTTCCTGTGCTCGTTGAGCTCTTCTATCTTCTTGTCTTTTTTATATTTCGGCGGAACGGCCTTCAGTTGTTTGTCTCCTTTGAAAGCTACCACATCAGCCTGTCCTTCTTCATCGATCACCAGCCCGATCGTTACATCGTCGTACTGTACCTGCGTTTCTTTAGACAGGATGTTCTGTACCTGCCGTGTTTCCATAGCCCAGGAGAGGCGCTGCGGATCGGCGTAGCCGGCGTTGCGGGCCAGGTTCTCCATGGCGATGCGCAACGCCAGCGCTTCGCTGGACTGTTTCTGCGCACCAAACTGACGGCTTTCTTTTTTAAATTGCTGGAGGTATTCATAACGCGCCAGCACGTCTTTTTCCGGATTGGTTTTGCTTAGCGGAATAAGGCCGTAGAGGCGCAGGTAGTCCTGGTCGCGTTTTTCTTTTACTTTCTGCGTCACTTCTTTTATCTTCAAATCTCCGGTCATTACGTCAGCGTATAAACGTGCGCGTCGGTGCGCATTCCCATCGCTGATATATTTCGCAGCTTCGTACACGATGGCCCAGCGTTGTTTGCCCAGTTCTTTATAAGCTTTCACGAACCAGTCTTTGTCCACCGCGCCGTCTTTGAAGTCCTGCAGGTCCACGGCAGAGTACCGGGCGATTTCACTTTCTGCTTCGGCGTTCTCTTCATTGCCGGCGGACTTGGTATGGGCATGCATCCACCAGATGGCGGAGTCCAGGCCTTTCCAGCCGAGATGCTGGCTCACGAACTTTTGCCACTGTGGCGCATATACGGCGGCTTCTATCAGTTGCGCTTCTGTAAGTTTGACCTTCTTTACGGTTTCATCAAACAATGCCTGTGTATCTTCCGGCAGGGGGAAACAACGTTTGAGCAGGAGACTGAAAATTTTCTGTTTGCTCATGGCTTCCTTATTATAGCTATAGATATAACCACGGTTGAGCGTCGTTTTTCCAAGGCCGGCCCATATTTCACCAAAGCGTTTAACACCATAGACAGCTCCCAGCACCTGCACCATATGCGTGACCGGCGTACCGGAGTCTCCCCGCTTCAGTTCAATGTCCAGGAAGTGTTCCCGCACTTTGATGAACATCTTTTCAAGGAAAGGATGACCTTCAAAATAATTGTCTTTGTTTTTGCCTTTATGGCTACGGGACAATATGCGCATATTCTCTGCGCTGATCAGTCCCCGGTACATCTCACTTTCGGAGATCAACCCGGCTTCGAAAGCGTTGATGAACACCTGCAATGGAGGCAGGTAATTCACCGCCAGTTCAGGCAGACCGGAGAATTGCCGCCAGTGGTAAAGGTTCCAGCAGTCTTCCAGGAGTTTTCCCTGCTTAGGTATTTCATACAGAAAGGAAAGGAAACGTTCCAGCTGGGTGTTGCCCTGCCAGCCCTTCATGCCGTAGTAGCCTTTCTCCTTGAACTGCAGCATTTCCGGCGTCAGCGCATTAAACACACGCTTGCACCCGCCCAGCAGGAATTCGGCCCGTTGTTCGAACGGATGGATCAGTTGCAGGGCGCCGGTCACCTTCAGTACAGGGTCACTGTATTTAAAACGGCGCCCGCCTCTCAGCGTCTCCGGCATCACGTCTTCATACACCGGTTGGTACAGCTTCATAATGCTTCCGCCTTTTATCTCTTCGCCCGCATCATATATATCCGTCATCAGCGAAGTCAGTAT encodes:
- a CDS encoding family 20 glycosylhydrolase, with amino-acid sequence MRRVFVLTLSLALGMGLHTARAQEKRYPIIPYPQQLVPMEGAFTITGGTRLVLPANARAFASEVAQLQALVKQGTGTTLKTATAASGNAIVLKQDMTLSGDEDYTLAVTPQQLQIGAKSPTGFFRAIATLRQLMPSTIEGRTTGNLRSVTIPAMQLKDNPVYSWRGMHLDVSRHFFSVGYLKKFIDLLALYKMNKLHLHLTDDQGWRIEIRKYPLLTTVGAWRELNNQDSVCMQKAKENPDMEIDQEHIIHKDGKTLYGGFYTQAQMKDIIAYAAARHVEIIPEIDMPGHMMAAIRAYPFLTCDGKSGWGKDFSTPICPCNESTFRFAEDVYTEIAALFPSKYMHLGADEVEKTSWAASPACAEVMKANNLKNVEELQSYFVKRMEKFFHAKGKVLIGWDEILEGGISPTAILMYWRAWVPDAPVKAARHGNKVIMTPGNPLYFDAQPDRNSLGNVYHFDPVPKGLTAEEAQSIMGAQANIWTEYIPSEKRADYMFMPRMTALAEVLWTHKQDYNSYLQRLNEQYARLDQLGVHYRLPDLEGFTEDNVFVDKGLLEVKAPLTGMTIRYTTDGTIPGLKSAVLPAALPVTAPQTFKLAAFSPMGNRGDIYTLRYRQEAYAKALAEKPADTGFRLAYFRGAFKTTAKIKATPDSTLRTDNVIIPEGLGHGEAFGARLQGYFYAPETGIYSFYLTCDDGGMLYIGNKTVVDNDGWHAPLQKSGQIALEKGWHPLKVDFVEGGGGYTLKLEYSVKGQPLQKL
- a CDS encoding pseudouridine synthase → MAHRYFIIYKPYNMVSQFISPDKGKVKLLGDLDFPFPEGTHAIGRLDNHSEGLLLLTTNQKVTRLLFEGERPHQRTYLVRAKGHMLPETLQRLQQGVSIRISRDMHYVAVPHSVAIVPKPEGMPARPSEPPEKAPHTWLLITLTEGKYHQVRKMVGALKHRCQRLIRVSIEDMELGDMQPGEVRELEETVFFDRLKIVPDL
- a CDS encoding DUF4132 domain-containing protein, whose amino-acid sequence is MDVKEFLNTRTKPHYIENLADELMTIYTGEATHPLLTKASAEIVLIMLNKLLTRDRDTSYYQTFAITYKDEKYNRIAELLTAGYWDTKEGANLLEYLFGKETGAYVKYAWEQMPRQIYQTGYTRRSFRAPNDPEVYFVLQLEFFRQVIPVTYQFEYYPKTKYTCFDLSLEEQVRYEGNFFGEVLYRVWSAAIDLGNASFFKVCEDIIYNKDPQGKVSRALIEALLNSNKPEAWKLVEQLLLAAQRQEGLRQTIMEALDETSVGALKYILKVVLDNKLTRFSSVVRALDVWAGLFWEAEKESTVRTFLGKGLEYLEAPNTIPAAMKSKNNTDVYMALWALGVLDVMATRPLVFELLKDKSAEKRCLALKFAVETNYYNVDMPAAYEALNDPDLAVKARALVIVNNKIHFNTGHYDMHYPELFDRLHAIVQKVDLKEKTFEGNIFSWMTIKYERNNVFSAMINLINGRDDRLEIVLGYFDEMNVTLREQLSRSLLKGYSPYNYHQEEKEGPLTPFQRNFALRLLKDRGEYVVSIAFNALQGQQFTLEEMETFTDILKRKGASIRSRAIDMVLSQPDDIVTAVTEKLLQGDTEQRLGGLDIALRLQKNNRLATQRAGWITAFRGRKSISQKEEILLSQLSEENNVLSYSAENGYGLYDPSAISPVVLPAVDPDDYYGKCLAEGPYGFSMPMEKLHEQFIKLNDLFQQHAQYEYEVENYDNTKSMVLLANSFQNRKVYTYKFTSGEEQYSYFPLPEVWENWYQESGLTPRDIFILTSLMTDIYDAGEEIKGGSIMKLYQPVYEDVMPETLRGGRRFKYSDPVLKVTGALQLIHPFEQRAEFLLGGCKRVFNALTPEMLQFKEKGYYGMKGWQGNTQLERFLSFLYEIPKQGKLLEDCWNLYHWRQFSGLPELAVNYLPPLQVFINAFEAGLISESEMYRGLISAENMRILSRSHKGKNKDNYFEGHPFLEKMFIKVREHFLDIELKRGDSGTPVTHMVQVLGAVYGVKRFGEIWAGLGKTTLNRGYIYSYNKEAMSKQKIFSLLLKRCFPLPEDTQALFDETVKKVKLTEAQLIEAAVYAPQWQKFVSQHLGWKGLDSAIWWMHAHTKSAGNEENAEAESEIARYSAVDLQDFKDGAVDKDWFVKAYKELGKQRWAIVYEAAKYISDGNAHRRARLYADVMTGDLKIKEVTQKVKEKRDQDYLRLYGLIPLSKTNPEKDVLARYEYLQQFKKESRQFGAQKQSSEALALRIAMENLARNAGYADPQRLSWAMETRQVQNILSKETQVQYDDVTIGLVIDEEGQADVVAFKGDKQLKAVPPKYKKDKKIEELNEHRKTLREQFRRSRKGLEDAMVRGDVFSLEELTTLFDHPVISRHLEKLVFITDKASGFYHSGSLVDAKGHQTKLTDKDSIRIAHSSDLYQAGVWSDYQRYCFEKSVQQPFKQIFRELYVPLEDELKEVSVSRRYAGHQVQPTQTAALLKTRGWKVDYEEGLQKVFHKEGFVAKIYAMADWFSPAEVESPTLETIKFHDLKTYQPVAFKDISPLIFSEVMRDLDLVVSVAHVGGVDPEASHSSIEMRKVLLEETLRLFKLNNVKVDGSHATIKGQLGEYSVHLGSAVVHQLPGRYISILPVHSQHRGRIFLPFVDEDPRSAELISKVLLLARDHEIQDPTVLSQLSQN